The proteins below are encoded in one region of Levilactobacillus namurensis:
- the addA gene encoding helicase-exonuclease AddAB subunit AddA → MSKFTYTESQKKAIFDRGTDLLVSASAGSGKTRVLVQRVIEHLKTGTGIDQILIVTFTKAAAAEMRDRIQTALRKALAASQGDSQQQQFYLRQLNLLPVADISTLDAFCLNLLQHYYYVIDYDPVFRLLADTTESALLRDEVWTDLREELYADDPQGQFARLTENFSGDRSDQGLADLVQRVYTFADAAPDPDAWLSGLADAYQLDAAHLTETSFFHDRLQPLLAAQLDQVQADLTSALALAENASLTKQMTYLTQCLDQLHNLQDILQTGSWNDLRAEVLAFNWGRLSPISKKNEDHAVYVDLKAFRDSAKKQLDTLGKTYFLQAEDDALTTMRQAHELVTELGSVVQSFRHAYLAEKQRRHVLDFADVEHAALQILTQPGQDSQHVREQLRKQYQEIMVDEYQDTNSLQEAILTAIAQPEPHGNRFMVGDVKQSIYRFRQADPTLFMHKSDRYGASDAGELVTLAENFRSMKNVDDFTNLIFQQLMDRQLGEVAYAGDALLKYGARYYPSDLQFPAEVMVYLSDRPTTPDSGEAMDETFQVDNKHQGEVLMVGKKIQELIADQAPIYDRETGQTRPVQYRDITLLTPTRANNLIITDELQHLGIPVVVNDAQNYFKTTEIQIMMALLRVIDNPYQDIPLVAVLRSPIVGLNENELALLRINQRTGDYYQAVLHFEQTYSEDHASDFQHTVHEKISHFLEQLKTFRDVAQQNELVTLIWRIYQETGFLDYVGGMPAGKQRQANLHALYERAQSYEHSSFKGLFQFVRFVERLQERDDDLASAPVQTADDAVSVMTIHGSKGLEFPVVFLMDASRQFNRQDQTGPYVLSGKDGIGIDYLDTTSRIQAPSLQKVVMAQAINRASLAEEMRKLYVALTRAESRLYIVGSHKTQDEALKSWQQAFQSTDLVLPATLREKSTQANYLDWIGMCLMRTPQAGDLRDGQPALSALAEDPALFKVSFATEDDVAPATNVAQSAQDWLKQASAAAQKVPATAVDGAKLKAIMDFQYPHQAATVTTAYQSVSEAKRLFEDPDNARIGESQPTELGRQRGRRFVTHDFARPDFLQTVREPLPTEIGTATHLVLQRLGLTQTPTAERVQAVIDRLVTDQVLTAAVAAKIQVDTVLRFFASDLGQQLLAAPDRVQREVPFSLLMPAKSLFQDFQEQDSQVLVHGIIDGYLQTDQGIILFDYKTDHVNPDRLDTSVARLVNKYGGQINLYATALHQMTGHPVLGQYLYLLSVGQLVPVPRRDLDDPSTAE, encoded by the coding sequence GTGAGTAAATTTACCTATACGGAAAGTCAAAAAAAGGCCATCTTCGACCGGGGAACCGACTTACTGGTCTCCGCTTCGGCGGGGTCCGGGAAGACCCGGGTCCTGGTTCAACGGGTCATCGAGCACCTCAAGACAGGGACCGGGATTGACCAGATCCTCATCGTGACCTTTACCAAGGCGGCGGCCGCCGAGATGCGCGACCGGATTCAGACGGCCTTGCGGAAGGCGTTGGCGGCAAGTCAGGGCGATAGCCAGCAGCAACAGTTCTACTTGCGCCAATTGAACCTCTTACCGGTGGCCGATATCAGTACGCTGGATGCCTTTTGTTTAAACTTGTTGCAACATTACTATTACGTGATTGATTACGACCCGGTCTTTCGTCTCTTGGCGGACACCACGGAAAGTGCGCTATTACGGGACGAGGTCTGGACGGACCTGCGAGAAGAGCTGTACGCCGACGATCCGCAAGGACAGTTTGCCCGGTTGACGGAGAACTTCTCGGGCGACCGGAGTGACCAGGGCTTAGCGGATCTGGTTCAACGGGTCTACACCTTTGCGGATGCGGCCCCAGACCCGGATGCGTGGTTATCTGGGTTAGCGGATGCCTACCAGTTGGATGCGGCTCATCTGACGGAGACCAGCTTCTTCCACGACCGCTTACAGCCGTTATTGGCGGCCCAACTAGACCAGGTCCAAGCCGACCTGACTAGCGCGTTGGCGCTGGCTGAAAATGCCTCGTTGACCAAGCAGATGACGTATTTGACCCAGTGTTTAGACCAGCTGCATAACCTGCAGGACATCCTCCAAACGGGGAGTTGGAACGACTTGCGTGCGGAAGTCCTGGCGTTTAATTGGGGGCGGTTGTCGCCGATTTCTAAAAAGAACGAGGACCATGCGGTTTACGTTGACCTTAAGGCCTTTCGTGATTCGGCGAAGAAGCAACTGGATACCCTGGGGAAGACCTACTTCTTACAAGCCGAAGACGATGCGCTGACCACCATGCGTCAAGCTCATGAGCTGGTAACGGAGTTAGGGAGCGTGGTGCAAAGCTTCCGCCACGCGTACTTGGCGGAGAAACAACGGCGTCACGTCTTAGACTTTGCGGACGTCGAACACGCGGCGTTACAGATTCTGACCCAACCCGGGCAGGATTCCCAACACGTGCGCGAACAGTTGCGTAAGCAGTACCAGGAAATCATGGTTGATGAGTATCAAGACACTAACAGCTTGCAAGAAGCCATTTTAACGGCGATTGCCCAGCCTGAACCCCACGGGAACCGGTTCATGGTGGGGGATGTCAAACAATCCATTTACCGTTTCCGGCAAGCCGACCCGACCCTGTTTATGCATAAGTCTGACCGGTACGGGGCCAGTGACGCGGGCGAGCTGGTGACGTTGGCCGAGAACTTCCGGTCGATGAAGAACGTGGACGACTTTACCAACCTGATCTTCCAACAGTTGATGGACCGGCAGTTGGGTGAAGTGGCCTACGCGGGCGACGCACTGTTGAAATATGGCGCGCGGTATTATCCTAGTGACCTGCAGTTCCCGGCGGAAGTCATGGTTTACCTGAGTGACCGGCCGACGACTCCCGACTCTGGAGAAGCCATGGATGAGACCTTCCAAGTGGATAACAAGCACCAGGGCGAGGTCTTGATGGTCGGCAAGAAGATTCAGGAATTGATCGCGGACCAGGCACCGATTTACGATCGGGAGACCGGCCAGACGCGGCCGGTGCAATATCGCGACATCACCTTACTCACGCCGACGCGGGCGAACAACCTGATTATCACCGATGAATTACAGCACCTGGGGATTCCGGTGGTGGTCAACGATGCCCAGAACTACTTTAAGACCACGGAAATTCAGATTATGATGGCTCTGTTGCGCGTCATCGATAACCCATATCAGGATATCCCGCTGGTAGCCGTTCTACGGTCGCCCATCGTGGGGCTCAACGAAAATGAATTGGCGTTACTGCGAATCAACCAACGTACGGGCGACTACTATCAGGCCGTGTTGCACTTTGAGCAGACCTACAGTGAGGACCACGCCAGTGATTTCCAGCACACGGTCCACGAAAAGATCAGCCATTTTCTGGAACAGTTGAAGACCTTCCGGGACGTGGCCCAACAAAATGAGCTGGTCACGTTGATCTGGCGCATCTACCAGGAGACTGGTTTCTTGGATTACGTTGGGGGGATGCCCGCCGGTAAGCAGCGGCAGGCGAACCTCCATGCCCTGTACGAACGCGCCCAAAGCTATGAACACAGTAGCTTCAAGGGCCTCTTCCAGTTCGTGCGGTTCGTTGAACGGCTCCAGGAACGGGACGATGACCTGGCGAGTGCCCCCGTACAGACGGCGGACGATGCCGTGTCGGTGATGACCATCCATGGAAGTAAGGGATTGGAGTTCCCGGTAGTCTTCCTGATGGACGCCTCCCGGCAGTTCAACCGGCAAGATCAGACGGGCCCTTACGTTTTGAGTGGTAAGGATGGCATCGGCATCGACTACCTGGACACCACCAGCCGGATTCAGGCCCCGTCGCTACAAAAAGTGGTGATGGCCCAAGCCATCAACCGGGCCAGCCTGGCGGAAGAAATGCGGAAACTCTACGTGGCGTTGACCCGGGCGGAATCGCGGCTGTACATCGTGGGGTCGCATAAGACCCAAGACGAAGCCTTGAAGAGTTGGCAGCAGGCCTTCCAGAGTACCGACCTGGTACTGCCCGCGACGCTGCGGGAGAAGTCCACTCAGGCCAATTATCTGGACTGGATTGGGATGTGCCTGATGCGGACCCCTCAAGCCGGCGACTTGCGCGATGGTCAACCGGCGTTAAGTGCGCTGGCGGAGGATCCCGCGTTATTCAAGGTCAGCTTTGCCACGGAAGACGACGTGGCCCCCGCGACTAACGTGGCGCAGTCCGCTCAGGATTGGCTCAAACAGGCTAGTGCTGCGGCCCAAAAAGTGCCCGCGACCGCAGTCGATGGTGCCAAGCTGAAAGCCATTATGGACTTCCAGTATCCGCACCAGGCGGCGACGGTCACCACGGCCTACCAGTCCGTATCCGAAGCGAAACGGCTCTTTGAGGACCCGGACAATGCGCGTATCGGGGAGAGTCAACCCACTGAATTGGGCCGGCAACGGGGACGGCGGTTCGTCACCCACGACTTTGCCCGGCCGGATTTCTTGCAGACCGTGCGGGAACCGTTGCCGACCGAAATCGGGACGGCGACCCACTTGGTCCTTCAGCGGTTAGGCCTGACCCAAACGCCCACGGCGGAGCGGGTGCAGGCAGTGATCGATCGACTGGTCACGGACCAGGTCCTGACGGCGGCCGTTGCGGCTAAGATTCAGGTGGACACGGTATTACGGTTCTTCGCCAGCGACCTAGGGCAACAGCTCTTAGCGGCGCCCGACCGGGTCCAGCGAGAAGTGCCGTTCTCGTTATTGATGCCGGCCAAGAGTCTGTTCCAAGACTTTCAGGAACAGGATTCGCAGGTCCT